The following proteins are co-located in the Campylobacter concisus genome:
- a CDS encoding chemotaxis protein has translation MFKVEVIYKFCLVLVLILGLCMLAFSGVNFALGEYNEYLLNTHKIAGFLILLAATLHVINRRKKLVKLINETMDVLTRSKNPSICNMDRIIASLEPYSITEISQMLGFDEAIFCETLRKNGVKFNDTSQTLRQIARMNDEKIFFVLVLIIEAKFGKRFCGELKFKGGGKLKDKKMVA, from the coding sequence ATGTTTAAAGTAGAGGTTATTTATAAATTCTGTCTTGTTTTAGTTCTTATTTTGGGGCTTTGTATGCTCGCATTCTCTGGTGTAAATTTTGCACTTGGTGAATATAATGAGTATCTATTAAATACCCATAAAATCGCAGGTTTTTTAATATTGCTTGCTGCAACACTTCACGTTATAAATCGTAGAAAGAAGCTAGTAAAACTAATAAATGAAACAATGGATGTGCTAACACGCAGTAAAAATCCAAGCATTTGCAATATGGACCGCATCATCGCCTCACTCGAGCCATATAGCATAACTGAAATTTCGCAAATGTTAGGCTTTGACGAGGCCATTTTTTGCGAAACTTTACGTAAAAATGGGGTTAAATTTAATGACACTAGCCAAACCTTACGCCAGATCGCACGAATGAATGATGAAAAGATATTTTTCGTGCTAGTTCTTATAATCGAGGCGAAATTTGGAAAGAGATTTTGTGGCGAGCTTAAATTTAAAGGCGGCGGAAAACTTAAAGATAAAAAAATGGTCGCATAG
- a CDS encoding thiamine biosynthesis protein ThiG produces MPAHMGKIEIWMKLLDAKPRLPIKKYVIAGSASKERVQMYFEFLLCIDDTDELGGEILTGSLAQEIALEISSFAKVSFITRHQLLLDPRINYTSRNSSMCLVAKISKEQKQKALDIALELLTNKCAKSAEPGVAAVFKDDIKDTKGLINFGKNAKNMLLTTKQAFETAREQNVFLKALTPNANGVIGALAGIGLRLSGDDGKIRGKFNLNKPKLSVAKLIELPFIEAVLDENFKELAKDEMMNLDGALKPIFWDHKATLLVRKDKNGKFRNLNIKELREF; encoded by the coding sequence ATGCCCGCGCACATGGGCAAGATCGAAATTTGGATGAAGCTTTTGGACGCAAAGCCGAGGCTTCCCATCAAAAAATATGTGATCGCCGGAAGCGCGTCAAAAGAAAGAGTGCAAATGTACTTTGAATTTCTACTATGTATCGACGATACAGACGAGCTTGGCGGAGAAATTTTAACTGGAAGTTTAGCTCAAGAAATAGCCCTAGAAATTAGCTCATTTGCCAAAGTCTCTTTTATTACGCGCCATCAACTTTTACTAGATCCTCGCATCAACTACACCTCGCGCAATAGCTCAATGTGTTTAGTCGCTAAAATTTCAAAAGAACAAAAACAAAAGGCGCTTGACATTGCGCTTGAGCTTTTAACAAATAAATGCGCTAAAAGCGCTGAACCCGGTGTCGCAGCTGTTTTTAAAGACGACATAAAAGATACGAAAGGGCTAATAAATTTTGGCAAAAATGCAAAAAATATGCTCCTAACCACAAAGCAAGCTTTTGAGACGGCGCGCGAGCAAAATGTATTTTTAAAAGCTCTTACGCCAAATGCTAATGGTGTTATCGGTGCGCTTGCCGGTATAGGGCTTAGACTTAGCGGTGATGATGGCAAGATAAGGGGCAAATTTAATCTAAATAAGCCAAAGCTAAGCGTTGCTAAGCTCATAGAGCTTCCATTTATCGAAGCGGTTTTGGACGAGAATTTTAAAGAACTAGCAAAAGATGAGATGATGAATTTAGATGGGGCTTTAAAGCCTATATTCTGGGATCACAAGGCAACTTTACTTGTGCGAAAAGACAAAAATGGCAAGTTTAGAAATTTAAACATAAAAGAGCTTCGGGAATTTTGA
- a CDS encoding FecCD family ABC transporter permease — protein sequence MGSLGFASKSFIQISILPMCAGILLLALSGKYLNALSLGEEEAKSLGVNTVRVKIFIILVATFVSTLSVTIAGIIGWIGLIVPHIARFIFGADNRVVLASSAMIGAIFLLFCDSFSRLIFTFEIPIGIITSLFGIQMFIIVLYRAKRSF from the coding sequence ATGGGAAGCCTCGGCTTTGCGTCCAAAAGCTTCATCCAAATTTCGATCTTGCCCATGTGCGCGGGCATTTTGCTGCTAGCGCTTAGCGGCAAATACCTAAACGCGCTAAGCCTTGGCGAGGAGGAGGCAAAGAGCCTGGGCGTAAATACGGTGCGGGTTAAAATTTTCATCATCCTAGTTGCCACATTCGTTAGCACGCTTAGCGTGACGATCGCGGGCATCATCGGCTGGATCGGGCTTATCGTGCCGCACATCGCGCGCTTTATCTTCGGTGCCGACAACCGCGTGGTTCTGGCTAGCTCGGCGATGATCGGCGCGATATTTCTACTCTTTTGCGACAGCTTCTCACGGCTCATTTTTACCTTTGAGATCCCTATCGGCATCATTACCTCGCTATTTGGTATCCAGATGTTTATCATCGTGCTGTACCGCGCTAAGAGGAGCTTTTGA